The genomic stretch gtacgaccaagaatatgtttttcgcgacgcggatcctgtgttctgccttacaaactggacaacggagtggattccatgcagcgtaccataccttatataatgttacttaccctacattattcatctcatatgcatacgtatatactgtactctatatcatcgactgcatccttatgtaatacatgtatcactagccactttaactatgccacttggtttacatactcatctcatatgtatatactgtactcgatatcatctactgtatcttgcctatgctgctctgtaccatcactcattcatatatccttatgtacatattctttatccccttacactgtgtataagacagtagttttttggaattgttagttagattacttgttcgttattactgcattgtcggaactagaagcacaagcatttcgctacactcgcattaacatctgctaaccatgtgtatgtgacaaataaaatttgatttgatttagatttgattTGGTACTCTGCATTCAGTGTTGAGAGGGAGATAAACCTCAGTGTGATTCTAAAGCCTGTTCACACAGTTGCATACTATAATCCCCTCTCATTTTCACCAGTTTACCCAAAGCCTCTTTTGCCCAATGAACCATTTACTGTATATATCCAAGTCTCCCAAAAACATGGGGCAATATGACTGTACAAACCCACAGTAACTCTTTGCTAGTAGCTACATTTCCTGTCTGGTCATATTTTCCTCCACTTGAAATATGGCTTGTCTTTCCATATCTTTGTCTCCAAGACTTCAAAACACTAATTATACTACATTTATGTCATGTAACCCTGTAAACGATCTCTGTTTTTCATTGACATTCTGGGTGAGATGTAAATTGCACAAAAGGTACACTAACTAGGCTAGGATTCTCAATTCTCCCACAGACTGCAGTCTCGTCTCTCTGTTGACCATTGGTGTTCTCAGAAAGTACCTCTCCTTCCTGGAGCTGCCTATCAGCTGGCTCCTCCCATCAGATCTCTGCTGCGTCATAGGCTCAAAGGGCTACATTCAAGCTAAGGTGAGCCTGTCATCAGCCTATACTATCAGGCTTGAAATAGACATGTTACGGCAGTTCCACTAACATCTCTTCCCCTATTATTATGGGACAAACGTTGTCAATACATGTAATAGCCTAGTACATGTATAGTTAGGGTGAGGCATGTATAAAAACAGCATTGGGATTTACATCCGGTGTACACACAGTGAAagtcctcgctctctttctctatgaAAGTGAAATTAGGTCTCAACACCTGAATTGACTGGTACTGGCACTGTGTACATAGATCAATATTTATAGTGAAATATGCTATATCAGCGTTAGAGAAAATTGTCAGACACCCCTCGCTGGACATCAGACATAAAGATTGATTTGAACTTCTGGAGAAATTCGTGTTTTTACCATGCATCAATATTTATAAGGAAATACATTACATGaatgcagtaccagtcaattCACTTTTATTGAGAAAGAGCGAGGACTTAGGGATCACCTTATACACTTGCGGATGTAAATCCCAATGCTATTTTTAAACATGCCTCACTCTGTCTGTAATGACTGATGTCCAGCGAGGGGTGTCTGACAATTTTCTCTACCGCTGATAGATCTTTTTCTAGTCTAATAGACTCTTTATTCACCAGAGGGCCATGCTCTGTCACCGTACCCAGCTCCTGTGGTTTCGTTACCTCTACATTTGGTTTTCACGCTACATGATTATCAACACATTCCAAGTTATTGATCAAGGACCAAAGAATCTGAAGATCTATTAGTGAAAAATTAGGTTCCTGATTAATCTTCTGAGAATACTGTTACTTGGGTTTGTTAATCTTACTGTAATCAGTTTGTGCATATTTTTATATGTTTTGCCTCATCTGACATATTGATCTCATAGCACTGATATATTCAGACATACCTATTGCTACCTATTGATTGAATGTAGATATTATATTTTTCTAACTTTTTGTTGTTGAAGGAAATACACTATTAAAGTTTCTCTTCCACTCATTGCCAACATTGTTAGTTGGGAACAGATGACTTATCGTTAATACACTATTTTCAGTTTACTGTAAAAATGTTGACATATACTGACACTGTAAATGAATAGTGAATTTGTCAAATTTAAGTAAAATGTGAATACATAGACATTGATTGTAACCAAACAGGGTAGGTTTGGtcctttttatttttgtaaattatGTACAAAAGTTAGAACAAATGTTCAAATTGTTAATGAACCAATAAAGTTAATTTCATTTAGAAGAAAAATGTGTCTCAGTTATAATTCAATAATGGACTGTGTTTGAGctcagctacagttgaagtcggaagtttacatgcacttaggttggagtcaatcaaactcgtttttcaaccactccacaaatttcttgttaacaaactatagttttggcaagtcggttaggacatctactttgtgcatgacaagtaatttgtccaacaattgtttacagacagattatttcacttaagtcactgtatcacaattcctgtgggtcagaagtttacatacccaaAGTTGAcattgcctttaaacagcttggaaaattccagaaaatgtcatcatggcttcagaagcttctaattgacatcagttgagtcaattggtgtacctgtggataatatttcaaggcctaccttaactcagtgcctctttgcttgacattatgggaaaatcaaaagaaatccgcgaagaccttagaaaaaaaaattgtagacctccacaagtctggttcatccttgggagcaattcccaaatgcctgaaggtaccacattcatctgtacaaacaatagtacccatataaacaccatgggaccatgcagctgtcataccgctcaggaaggagacaccttctgtctcctagatatgattgtacttttgtgcgaaaagtgcaaatcaatttcagaacaacagcaaaggaccttgtgacgatgctggaggaaacaggtacaaaagtatctatatccacagtaaaacgagtcctatgtcgacataacctgaatggccgctcagcaaggaagaagccactgctccaaaaccgccataaaaaagccagactacggtttgcaactgcacatggggacaaatatcgtactttttggagaaatgtcctctggtctgatgaaacaaaaatagaactgtttggccataatgaccatcgttatgtttggaggaaaaagggggatgcttgcaagctgaagaacaccatcccaactgtgaagcatggggcgGGGCGGGGGTgttcatgttgtgggagtgctttgctgcaggagggactggtgcacgtcacaaaatagatggcatcgggaggaaggaaaattatgtaaagcaacatctcaagacatcaggaagttaaagcttggtcgcaaatgggtcttccaaattaacaatgatcccaagcatacttcctaagttgcttaaggacaacaaagtcaaggtattggagtggccatcacaatgccctgacctcaatcctatagaaaatgtgttggcagaactgaaaaggcgtgtgtgagcaagtaggcctacaaacctgactcagttacaccagctctgttaggaggaatgggtcaaaattcacccaacttattgtgggaagcttgtggaaggctaccctaaatgtttgactcaagttaaacaatttaaaggcaatgctaccaaatactaattgagcgtatgtaaacttctgacccactgggaatgtgatgaaagaaataaaagctgaaataaataattctctcaactattattctcacatttcacattcttaaaataaagtggggatcctaactgacctaagacagggaatttttactaggattaaatgtcaggaattgtgaaaaactgagttaaaatgtatttggctaaggtgtatgtaaacttccgacttcaactgtatgtgtttctGCTACAGGCTTGGACAAGTCTCTGATATTCGGGTGGTTTTTCATGGTCTCCTCATACTTCTGTCCACAGAACTTCTCTACTGTCACACTGCGTACAGTACCTGGGTCCAAACAGTGAGGAGCTATGCCTAGGGTGGGAACACACAAACCTTTTTGTTCACTTTCATGCATGAGAGACACTTCTAACCTATTGCTATCGTCACCGTTTTACCACAAACAACAATACAAGGCATGTTTTAGGTTTACATAATAAGCAAAGGTAAACATGACTGCTACTGTGTTTCTTACTGGTTGTCCTTACCATATCCATCTGGATTGGAACGTGGGGTGAAGAAACTCTGGACTCCACAGGTACTACAAAATGTGTGCTTCCCAATGTGTGTATTAAATGTATATGTGTTAATAATCCCCAAACCCTGAAACAAGAAATGAACCAAATTAACATTCAAACTGACCAACCTGGTAGAGCTATTACCAAACATCTCCCTGTAAAAATGTTGTATTACCTGTAAAAGGTTAAACTGATTTTCTGGCACAATGAAATGATGGTTTTGCTTCTTGGTGCAGATGCTACAGCTAGATAAAGAAACCAGAATGAGTCATATTGTGATGGACATAGTAAGTTATAATTCCGTAATAGAAGTATGATTGTAAAATAATCAAAAGACAGTTCATCTACAGAGATGTTGTCATTTGGGCAGGAAGTAAGTAAACATTCGCTGAGCCAGAACAGCccatagtttatttttatttttgctcATTCACAAACCTGTATCTCCAATTCTCCATCACTATAAATTGGGGACCCAGATTTGCATTGTTTTCCTTTCTGTTATCCTCCTAAGACCCAGCAATTCATTTTTCCTCTAGTGGACATCAGTTCTTGGTCCTTATCTCCGAGGCCACTGTATTAAGAACTGTTGTCCCTTTGAGAGGACATTCTTAGCTTTTCAATGATATCACGTGTGGGGGTGTGACCTTGACAACCCTATATTCCTGTTTCTTAAAAACAATTGCACATTTTatggacatttgaaaataagtGTAATTATGAATTGTAATTTTTGTGAGTTGGAAATTCACATTGTTTCTAGAAAATAAATATCTCAGGAATAGTGAAGGGAGTTGTAAGGACTGTGTAATAATCTTTTTCACATTAAATAAGAGCTTAttaagaaatatcctgtagtGGACACCCGGATGCCACAACTATGTAtttcacctactgtacccatgtAAATGTTTTCATATTTATGTCCTAAGGACCACTACAGAGGGCAATTTTGCACTTACAataaaatattaatatttttagacatgttttgttttttcaccCCAAACACTAatgtaaaaattaaaataatCCCAACATTTTTTTTCCAGGTCTCAGGATTATAGCCTGCCCTTTCTATTGCTGTTGCAGTGAACCGTATCTGTAATGGATCACTGTTGAAATGTTGCAGATCATACTCGCAGTCGAAAACCAGAAGGTCTGGGGAATTCCAGACTTCGAATCTGACAGCCCCACAATGGCATCCGCCTGTGTGCTTCACTCGTTCCACCCTGTGTGAAGCAACACAACACATTTAGACTGTTCATGAGGCATGACAACTTCAATACGAAAATTCTGTTCATAGACAAGACATTTTGATACACACCGTTTTTCCATTGCAACGTTTAATGAAATTGAAAACGAATTCCAGTGTATtccattaaatatattttgaaatcGATGATCAGAAATGTCAGCAAGTTAAAATCCCTCAAGCACTACTGTAGTTTGTCAGTTGATATTGCGAGAGAAAGTCCCTTATTGCCtgtgagcaatatgagatggctCTAAATATGGCTCTGCATTACATTGCCAACTTCTGCTTGAACCATGTTCTACTCCACTCTCACCATGCATGCTGAATCATGCTTTCCCAAAATATTGATACTCTTCTCTTCATTCTTGTCACCAGAGGGCCATGCTCTGTCACCGTAGACCCATTCAACTACTGTGGTTTCACTGCCTCTATCAAAGAGTACCAATATAAAAAAGATTTAGCATAATGAACACTTTAAATGAATTGTGAACTTGCAGAAAGAAATACACAGACACTTAGAGATTGGTTGTGACCAAACAGAGTAGGTTTGGTCTTTTTATTTAAGATTTTTTGGGGAAAGTTGATTTGTATTACTGAGCCAAACAGTTGGCTCAGTAATACAATATGGGACTGTTTGTTTCTATCTcagctgtgtgtgtctgcaagAGGCTTGGTTCTATGTCTTGGACATGCCTTTGATAGTCTGGTGGTTCTGCATGCTCTCCTCCCACTTCTTTCCACAGAACTTCTCTACTGTCACACTGCGCACAGTACCTGTGTCCAGACAGTGAGGAGCTACGCCTggagaaaaacaaacacacacatacacaaaccagTCTGTAAACTTTCTTGCATGGGACACATTCCAACAGCCCATCCTCCTTGTTTAACCACAAATATTACATGGCACGTCAGCATAAAGAAAAAGCCAACATGCATGATTGATACTGGTCGTCCTTACCATATCCATCAGGATTGGAACGTGGGGTGTAGAAACTCTGGACTCCACAGATCCTACAGAATGTGTGCTTGGCAGCGTGTGTATTGAATGTATATGTGGTCAGATGGTCCCAACCCTGTAAAACAAGACAATCAACTAAGTTAAATATTCATTAATTGCAGGATTCACTAGCAATTAACCTGAaccatatataaatacattttgagtGAATCTGTTAGAAACCTCTATACATTGTCCTACCTGTAAAAGGGTAAACTGATTTTTTGGTACAATGAAATGACGGTTCTGCTTCTTGGTGCAAATACTACAACTAGATAATGAAACATGAGTGAGTCATTTTGTCATACTCAATTTTTCCCCCCCATTCATTACAAAGTGTGGTGATATTATGTCCAGTTAATAACAATATAACAAACTAAATATCAGTTCCCCATCTTTGTGATTTGAAACGTTTTTTCTCATTATCAGTCAGAcctgtcccactgggcacaaacgtcAGTTCAACTTCTAGTTattatttacatttggttgagttgtcaactaccGTGAATGCAACGTGAAATCAAACAAAAATGTCACCCTTTCATTGGATTTGGGTTTAGCACGTGAACAAGGcaa from Oncorhynchus tshawytscha isolate Ot180627B linkage group LG09, Otsh_v2.0, whole genome shotgun sequence encodes the following:
- the LOC112257861 gene encoding centromere protein V, whose translation is MEKRVERVKHTGGCHCGAVRFEVWNSPDLLVFDCDCSICTKKQNHHFIVPENQFNLLQGLGIINTYTFNTHIGKHTFCSTCGVQSFFTPRSNPDGYGIAPHCLDPGTVRSVTVEKFCGQKYEETMKNHPNIRDLSKPVAETHTVEVGSLHTP
- the LOC112257862 gene encoding centromere protein V; its protein translation is MDHVKHTGACHCGAVRFEVWNSPDLLVFDCDCSICTKKQNRHFIVPKNQFTLLQGWDHLTTYTFNTHAAKHTFCRICGVQSFYTPRSNPDGYGVAPHCLDTGTVRSVTVEKFCGKKWEESMQNHQTIKGMSKT